In Asanoa sp. WMMD1127, one genomic interval encodes:
- a CDS encoding zinc metalloprotease yields the protein MTLHGTRWAWRAATTAGAALALVLSAGAAGLAKPASAGGASPAVADCAGDTHVDLRVMKGAAQRHDPNELSAEEVVAREAAFDAAVAARSGGVADESARGRTITVPVVVHVVSEDGTRATGNIPRSMIDAQMNVLNQAYGGFTGGAASPFRFKLKKVNRVVNPAWSPILAETPAERQMKRQLREGGPETLNMYFGLIDPGLLGWATYPERNITTYDGAVILSESLPGGTAAPYNEGDTATHEVGHWLNLMHTFENGCEGKGDHVADTPAEAEPQFECPIGADTCTAPGLDPIHNFMDYTDDYCMYQFTAGQVKRMNRAWNAFRAP from the coding sequence ATGACGCTTCACGGAACACGGTGGGCGTGGCGGGCGGCTACTACCGCGGGTGCTGCGCTCGCGTTGGTGCTCAGCGCCGGCGCTGCCGGGCTGGCCAAGCCAGCGTCAGCCGGCGGGGCCAGCCCAGCCGTTGCCGACTGTGCCGGTGACACGCACGTCGATCTCAGGGTGATGAAGGGTGCCGCGCAGCGGCACGATCCCAACGAGCTGTCGGCTGAAGAGGTCGTCGCGCGGGAGGCCGCGTTCGACGCGGCGGTTGCGGCACGGTCGGGTGGGGTGGCCGACGAGTCGGCTCGTGGCAGGACGATCACCGTTCCGGTGGTCGTGCACGTCGTGTCGGAGGATGGGACGCGGGCGACCGGCAACATTCCGCGGTCGATGATCGACGCGCAGATGAACGTGCTCAACCAGGCGTACGGCGGGTTCACCGGCGGCGCGGCCTCGCCCTTCCGGTTCAAGTTGAAGAAGGTCAACCGGGTCGTCAACCCGGCCTGGTCGCCGATCCTCGCCGAGACGCCGGCCGAGCGGCAGATGAAGCGCCAGCTGCGCGAAGGTGGCCCCGAGACGCTCAACATGTATTTCGGTCTGATCGACCCGGGTCTGCTCGGCTGGGCGACCTATCCGGAGCGCAACATCACCACGTACGACGGCGCGGTGATCCTCTCCGAGTCGCTGCCGGGTGGCACCGCGGCGCCCTACAACGAGGGTGACACCGCCACGCACGAGGTCGGGCACTGGCTCAACCTCATGCACACGTTCGAGAACGGCTGTGAGGGCAAGGGCGACCACGTCGCCGACACCCCCGCCGAGGCGGAGCCGCAGTTCGAGTGCCCGATCGGCGCCGACACCTGCACCGCTCCCGGGCTCGACCCGATCCACAACTTCATGGACTACACCGACGACTACTGCATGTATCAGTTCACCGCGGGCCAGGTGAAGCGGATGAACCGCGCCTGGAACGCCTTCCGCGCACCCTGA
- a CDS encoding pyridoxamine 5'-phosphate oxidase family protein: MASWSEFAADEPRLARAIHALMHQYGPGLGYLATVRADGGPRVHPVSPVINHDGLFCFVVDSPKRRDLERDGRYALHSFPPEDSDDEAYVAGRAVPVTDPRRIEAIAAELRAEPRVDWRLFELTIEAAMLARRGGAASGSGSSSASPEVRIWLDPAGRRRRSSPASARQAARWRRPAARELLEVAT; encoded by the coding sequence ATGGCTTCCTGGTCTGAGTTCGCCGCCGATGAGCCGCGACTTGCGCGGGCGATCCACGCCCTCATGCACCAATACGGGCCCGGCCTGGGCTACCTGGCGACCGTCCGCGCTGACGGCGGTCCGCGGGTGCACCCGGTCTCACCGGTGATCAACCACGACGGGCTCTTCTGCTTCGTCGTCGACTCGCCCAAGCGGCGCGACCTCGAGCGCGACGGGCGCTACGCGCTGCATTCCTTCCCACCCGAAGACAGCGACGACGAGGCCTATGTCGCCGGCCGGGCCGTGCCGGTCACCGACCCGCGGCGGATCGAAGCCATCGCCGCCGAGCTACGCGCGGAGCCCCGGGTCGACTGGCGGTTGTTCGAGCTGACGATCGAGGCGGCGATGCTGGCGCGTCGGGGTGGCGCGGCTTCGGGGTCGGGGTCTTCTTCGGCGTCGCCTGAGGTGCGCATCTGGCTCGACCCGGCTGGGCGGCGCCGCCGATCATCGCCGGCGTCGGCGCGGCAGGCCGCTCGATGGCGGCGGCCGGCGGCTCGCGAGCTGCTCGAGGTCGCGACCTGA
- the dcd gene encoding dCTP deaminase, which yields MLLSDRDLVTEIKSGALTLEPFEPALVQPSSIDVRLDRLFRVFNNHLYTHIDPATQQDDLTSLVEVPDGQPFVLHPGEFVLASTMEVISLGDRLAGRLEGKSSLGRLGLLTHSTAGFIDPGFSGHVTLELSNVANLPIMLWPGMKIGQLCIFRLSSPAEHPYGAAVYGSRYQNQRGPTPSRAWQNWRTWPTAPQQ from the coding sequence ATGCTGCTCTCGGACCGTGACCTGGTCACGGAGATCAAGTCGGGCGCCCTGACGCTGGAGCCGTTCGAGCCCGCGCTGGTGCAGCCGTCCAGCATCGACGTGCGGCTCGACCGGCTGTTCCGGGTCTTCAACAACCACCTCTACACCCACATCGACCCGGCCACCCAGCAGGACGATCTGACCTCGCTGGTGGAGGTGCCCGACGGTCAGCCGTTCGTGTTGCACCCGGGCGAGTTCGTGCTCGCCTCCACGATGGAGGTCATCAGTCTGGGTGACCGGCTCGCCGGCCGGCTGGAGGGCAAGTCGAGCCTGGGCCGCCTAGGCCTGCTCACCCACTCGACCGCCGGCTTCATCGACCCCGGCTTCTCGGGCCACGTCACGCTGGAGCTGTCCAACGTGGCCAACCTGCCGATCATGCTCTGGCCCGGCATGAAGATCGGCCAGCTCTGCATCTTCCGGCTCTCGTCACCGGCCGAGCACCCCTACGGCGCCGCGGTCTACGGCTCGCGCTACCAGAACCAGCGCGGCCCGACCCCGAGCCGCGCCTGGCAGAACTGGCGCACCTGGCCCACCGCGCCCCAGCAATGA
- a CDS encoding C40 family peptidase, protein MRASRRSVHVLLALAFGLVAAVLPAGLAAAEPSPQQIEAEIDKKWRQLEPVIEQYNKVHSDLQKNQKKAKDLQKKIEPLSLKADIALDRIGVIAAQHYKTGPTSELSMLLSGAKSGDLTDQLAMIDLLARHEQAQIADVVAARDKFNTEKAKLDAIVADNKKKDTELAARKKQIAADIKKLENSLPPTRVSVSGCPRITTKTTAEATAVKTACQQVGKPYVFNTAGPSTFDCSGLTLYAWGKAGVSLTHYTGDQWDETYAVSSPRAGDLVFFYSPISHVGLYIGNGQMVHAPRAGKPVQVSSVNQMPITGYRSVKKR, encoded by the coding sequence TTGCGCGCGTCCCGGCGGTCTGTCCACGTTCTACTGGCGCTTGCCTTCGGCCTGGTCGCCGCAGTGCTCCCGGCCGGCCTCGCCGCTGCCGAACCGAGCCCGCAGCAGATCGAAGCCGAAATCGACAAGAAATGGCGTCAGCTAGAGCCGGTCATCGAGCAGTACAACAAGGTCCACTCGGACCTTCAGAAAAACCAAAAGAAAGCCAAAGACTTACAAAAGAAAATCGAGCCGTTGTCGCTGAAGGCCGACATCGCGCTCGACCGGATCGGGGTCATCGCGGCCCAGCACTACAAGACCGGTCCGACCAGCGAGCTGAGCATGCTGCTGAGTGGCGCCAAGTCCGGCGACCTCACCGACCAGCTCGCGATGATCGACCTGCTGGCCCGGCACGAGCAGGCGCAGATCGCCGACGTGGTGGCGGCCCGCGACAAGTTCAACACCGAGAAGGCCAAGCTCGACGCGATCGTGGCCGACAACAAGAAGAAGGACACCGAGCTCGCGGCGCGCAAGAAGCAGATCGCCGCTGACATCAAGAAGCTAGAGAACTCGTTGCCGCCCACCCGGGTCAGCGTCTCGGGGTGTCCGCGGATCACGACGAAGACGACGGCCGAGGCCACCGCGGTCAAGACCGCCTGCCAGCAGGTCGGCAAGCCCTACGTGTTCAACACCGCCGGGCCGAGCACGTTCGACTGCTCCGGGCTGACGCTCTATGCCTGGGGCAAGGCAGGCGTGTCGCTGACCCACTACACCGGTGACCAGTGGGACGAGACCTACGCGGTGTCCAGCCCACGGGCCGGCGACCTGGTCTTCTTCTACAGCCCGATCAGCCACGTGGGGCTCTACATCGGCAACGGCCAGATGGTGCACGCGCCACGGGCCGGCAAGCCGGTGCAGGTGTCCAGCGTCAACCAGATGCCGATCACGGGCTATCGATCGGTGAAGAAACGCTGA